The Amycolatopsis nigrescens CSC17Ta-90 genomic interval GTCCAGGTCGGTGCCGTCGTAGGCAGTGGTGAACGCCTGCACCTCTTCGTTCCAGCCGTTCTCCAGCACGTCCGACGCGATCGCGTCGCGCAGCTCGTGCCAGCCGTTGGGCAGCTCGCGCTGGTAGACATCGCCGAGCTTGATCGCCCTGTCGATGGTCACCCAGCACATCACCCGCGAGTACACCCGGTGCCGCGGCACGTGCCGCTCCTCCCAGATGCCGTGGTCCGGCTCGAACCAGCGCCGGGTGACCGCCTCGGCCATCGCCCGCACCATCTGCCAGTCCTGGTCCCGCAGCTCGCCCCTGGCCTGCGCCAGCGCGCCGACCAGTTCCACCACCGGGCCGAACACGTCCAGCTGCACCTGGTGGTTCGCCAGGTTGCCGACCCGCACCGGCCGCGAACCCGCATAGCCTGGCAGCGAGTCGATCACGGCCTCGGCGCCGATCTGGTTGCCGGCCAAGGTGTACAGCGGGTGCAGCCGCTCCGGGCCGGCCAGGGTGGCGAGCACCCCGTGCAGCCACTTCAGGTAGCCGTCGGCCTCTTCGAGCGAGCCGAGCGCGACCAGTTCGCGCACGGTCATCGCGGCGTCGCGGACCCAGCAGTAGCGGTAGTCCCAGTTGCGGACCCCGCCGATCTCCTCCGGCAGCGAGGAGGTGGCCGCGGCCAGCACCCCGCCGGTGTCGGTGTTCACCAGCCCGCGCAGGGTCAGCGCGGAACGGCCGACCAGGTCCGGCTCCACGTCCGGCAGTTTTAGCGTCGACGCCCAGTTGCTCCAGTACGCGCCGGCCCTGGCCCGCCGGTCCACCTCCGGCAGCTCGTGTGCGTCGAGATCCGTTGTGCCGCAACGGAGTTCCAGCACCACCGGCTTCTCCGCGGTGGGCCGGACCAGCGCGGACGCGGTGTCGTGCATGCCGTCGGAGCTGATCGACCACTGCACGCCGGGGGTGCGCAGCACGATCGGCTCCGAGGTGCCGAGCACGCGCAGCCCGTCGTCCTCCGGCAGCAGCCGCACCGGCACGCCGCCGAACTCCGGCCGCGGCGCGAAAACGAGCTCGGCCTCGGTCTCGCCGGAGATCACCCGGACCATGTCCGTCCGGTGCGGCGGGCTCTCCGGCTCCAGGTAGTCGGTGACCAGCAGCCGCGACCACCTGGTCTCCACGGTCATCGTGTTCGGCAGGTACCGCTGGCCCAGCGGCAGCCCGTTGCGGTGCGGCTTGATGCTGAAGTGCCCGGCGCCAGGGCCGCCGAGGAGGTCGGCGAACACCGCGGGTGCGTCCGGCCCCGGGTGGCACAGCCAGGTCAGCCTGGCATCCGGGGTGATCAGCGCGACCGAACGCTCGTTGGCAAGCAGGGACAGCCGCTCGATCGGCGGGGCCTGCTCGCCGTAGAGCCAGGCGCGGCGCTGTTCGAGCAGGAAGGCGAGCACGGTGGCCACATCGGTGGTGTCCGGAACCCGGTAGCCCGCCAGGGTTTCCCCCTGGCCGACCTTGACCCCGAGGTCCGGCCCGGCGAGCCGGGCGAACGCCTTCTCATCGGTGACGTCGTCGCCGAGGAAGATCGCCGCGGTGGCGCCCGCCTCGTGCCGCAGGGTGTCCAGCGCGCGGCCCTTGTCGGTCTGCACCACTGCGAGCTCGACCACCTCCTTGCCGTCCGTGGTCGACACACCGTCCCAAGTGGACGGTCCTGTGTGGACTGAACTGAGGATGCGGCGGCCCGCGGTGTGCTCGGCGTTGCGCACGTGCACCGCGATACTGGCCGGTTTGACCTCGAGTGCCACCCCGGGCACGTCGAGTACCAGTTGCTCCAGCTCGCCCTCGAGTCTGCGGTGCAGTTCGCGGGCGCGGTTGTCCAGCGCGTGCACGAAACCGAGGTCGAACTCGGAACCGTGGCTGCCGACCAGGTGTACCTCGGCCGGAAGTCTGGACAGGGTGGCCAGGTCGCGCAGCGCGCGCCCGGAGATCACCGCGGTCGTCGTCTCGTGCAGTCCGGCAAGGGACCGCAGCGCACCGACCGATTCGGGCAGTGGGCGGGCCTCGTCCGGAGTGGACGTGATCGGAGCCAGCGTGCCGTCGTAGTCGCAGGCGACCAGCAGCCGCGGGGTACGGGCGATCTGCACGATCGCCCGCCGCAGCTCGGCGGGCAAAGCCTCGGCGGTCAACACTCCTCCTCAGGAGCTTCAAGTGGGTAGGGGCGGGTGCAACAGGGTTGGAGTTGTGCTTGAGGGAGTCAGGCGGCCGTCTCGGACCCGAGTGCTTCCAGGAACGAGCGCGCCCACCTGTCGACGTCGTGCGTGAGGACCTGACGACGCAAGGCGCGCATCCTACGTCTGCCCTCGGCTGGGTCGAGCGTAATGGCAGCCTCGAGCGCGTTCTTCACCCCGTCGAGGTCGTGCGGGTTCACCAGAAACGCGCTGCTCAGTTCGGCCGCCGCCCCGGCGAACTCGGAGAGCACCAGCGCGCCGCCCAGATCGTGCCGGCAAGCCACGTACTCCTTACAGACCAGGTTCATGCCGTCGCGCAGCGGGGTCACCACCATCACGTCGGCCGCGGAGAAGAACGCGGCGAGCTCGGTCCTGTTCACCGACTGGTGAAGATAGTGCACGACCGGATGGCCCACCCTGGCGAACTCGCCATTGATCCGGCCGACCATCTGCTCGATCTCGCCGCGCATCCGCTGGTAGTGCTCCACCCGCTCGCGGCTCGGCGTTGCCAGCTGCACGAAAGTCACGTCCTCCGGTTTGACCCTGCCCTCCTGCAGCATCTCGTGGAACGCTTGCAGCCGAAGGTCGATGCCCTTGGTGTAGTCCAGCCGGTCCACCCCGAGCAGCACCGTCTTCGGGTTGCCGAGGTCGTCGCGGACCTGGGCGGCCCGGTCCGCCACCGGCTTGCTGCGGGCGAGCGTGTCCAGCCCGGCCGCGTCGATCGAGATGGGGAACGCGCCGACCCGGACGGTCCGGTCGCCGACCTGCACCATGCCCGGCCGGGAGCGCACGCCGACCGCGCCGCGGCTCGGTTCGAGGCCGGCCAGGGTGCGGGCCAGCCAGAGGAAGTTCTGCGCGCCGCCGGGCCGGTGGAAGCCGACCAGGTCGGCGCCGATCAGCCCGCGCACGATCTCGGTCCGCCACGGCAGCTGCATGAACAGCTCCACCGGCGGGAACGGGATGTGCAGGAAGAAACCGATCCGCAGATCCGGCCGCAGCTCGCGGAGCATGCTCGGGACGAGCTGGAGCTGGTAGTCCTGTACCCAGACCGTGGCGCGCTCGCCGGCGACCGTCGCGCAGGCCTCGGCGAAGCGGCGGTTGACCTTGACATAGCTCTCCCACCAGCTCCGGTCGAACACCGGCCTGGCCACGACGTCGTGATACAGGGGCCAAAGCGAGGCGTTGGAGAACCCCTCGTAGTAATCCTGGACTTCGTCGGAGGTGAGCGTCACAGGGTGCAGCACGAGTCCGTCATCTTCGAACTCGTCCACGTCCACGTCGGGTACACCCGGCCAGCCGACCCACGCGCCCTTGCGGGACCGCAGGAACGGCTCGAGCGCGGACACGAGCCCGCCGGGGCTCGCGGTCCAGCGCTGGGTGCCGTCCGTCTGCCGTTCGAGGTCCACCGGAAGACGGTTGGCCACCACGACGAACTCCGCGGTGTTGGCGTTACTGGTCTGGCTCACGTCAGCTGCTCCCTACGCTCTCGCGGGCGCGGCCCGCTGGAAACACTATCCCGTGACGAGCAGGGCAGGGCAGAGCTGGACGAGTCACTCCAGACGGCGGCCCTGGTCCAACGGTCCGGCCATCCGCGGTCCGGAAAGCTTGCGTTCCAGCCTGCCGAGCCCGGTGCGTACCGGCTGTGCGAGGTACTCGCCGAGCACCACACCGGCGGCCAGGGCGAGCCCGACCGCCACCGCGGTCATCAAGGTGGAGAAGTTGCTGATGGGTTCCACCGCGATCTGGTACAGGCCACGGTAGGTGGAAAGACCGGGGAGCAGCGGCGTGATTCCAGACACGGCCACCACCAACGGGGTGACCCTCAGCCGCCTGGCCAGTACCCCGCCGCAGAAGCCGACCAGGGTGGCCGCGATCGCGGAGGAACTGATCTGGTCGAAATCTGTCAGCATCAGCGCGCCGTACACCGCGGCCCCGATCGCGCCGGCCGCGCCGGCCACCAGGGTCGGGCGCAACCGCGAATAACTGGCCAGTGCGAAGCAGGCGGCCGCGCCCCCGCCGGCCAGCACCATGATCGGCAGGTCCTGTGGCGTGGAGCTGGGCACCTCGGGGGTGGTCGGCGGCAGTTTCAGCACCACCGCCAGTTTCAGCGCGAGCACCACCCCGGAGATCAGGCCGGCGCTCATCAGCGCCGTTTCCATGGTGCGCCCGGCCGAGGTCACGTAGTAGCCGGTGATGCCGTCCTGCACCGCGGAGACGGTGGACAGCCCGGACAGCAGCACGGTGATCGCGGCGGCGACCACCAGTGTCGGCTTGTCGGTGCTGAGCAGTCCGCTGCTCAGTATTGCGGTGGCGGAGACGGTGGCGATCAGCCCGCCGGCCACCTGCTGGAAGAAGAACGGCAGCGCGTACCGGTTGAGCAGCCTGCCGATCCGGTCGATCACCGCGCTGATCACCAGTGCGACGGTGGCGATGTCCAGCCCGCCGCCGACGATCAGGGTGATGAAGAAGGCCATGCCGCCCCAGGCCAGGGTGGCGACCCAGCGCGGGTAGGGGTGCGGCGCCTTGGTGATCCGCTGGAGCTCGGCGTATGCCTCTTCGGCGCCGATGTTGCCGCGGTTGATCCGCTGCACCAGCTGCTCGGTGTCGGACAGCCTG includes:
- a CDS encoding threonine/serine ThrE exporter family protein, which encodes MKINQRAKGPANRRRAWKILEAAPEEQGTGRSGGSRRHKSNELRRRAWHILEAPTGEQPAVEADTALGPALPDDTTVNFVLDLALRIGEVQMASGAGASDVTATIIALTGALGLPHCEVDVIFTSITVTCHRGTDMAPVSALRVVRSRSLDYSRLSDTEQLVQRINRGNIGAEEAYAELQRITKAPHPYPRWVATLAWGGMAFFITLIVGGGLDIATVALVISAVIDRIGRLLNRYALPFFFQQVAGGLIATVSATAILSSGLLSTDKPTLVVAAAITVLLSGLSTVSAVQDGITGYYVTSAGRTMETALMSAGLISGVVLALKLAVVLKLPPTTPEVPSSTPQDLPIMVLAGGGAAACFALASYSRLRPTLVAGAAGAIGAAVYGALMLTDFDQISSSAIAATLVGFCGGVLARRLRVTPLVVAVSGITPLLPGLSTYRGLYQIAVEPISNFSTLMTAVAVGLALAAGVVLGEYLAQPVRTGLGRLERKLSGPRMAGPLDQGRRLE
- the otsB gene encoding trehalose-phosphatase; the encoded protein is MTAEALPAELRRAIVQIARTPRLLVACDYDGTLAPITSTPDEARPLPESVGALRSLAGLHETTTAVISGRALRDLATLSRLPAEVHLVGSHGSEFDLGFVHALDNRARELHRRLEGELEQLVLDVPGVALEVKPASIAVHVRNAEHTAGRRILSSVHTGPSTWDGVSTTDGKEVVELAVVQTDKGRALDTLRHEAGATAAIFLGDDVTDEKAFARLAGPDLGVKVGQGETLAGYRVPDTTDVATVLAFLLEQRRAWLYGEQAPPIERLSLLANERSVALITPDARLTWLCHPGPDAPAVFADLLGGPGAGHFSIKPHRNGLPLGQRYLPNTMTVETRWSRLLVTDYLEPESPPHRTDMVRVISGETEAELVFAPRPEFGGVPVRLLPEDDGLRVLGTSEPIVLRTPGVQWSISSDGMHDTASALVRPTAEKPVVLELRCGTTDLDAHELPEVDRRARAGAYWSNWASTLKLPDVEPDLVGRSALTLRGLVNTDTGGVLAAATSSLPEEIGGVRNWDYRYCWVRDAAMTVRELVALGSLEEADGYLKWLHGVLATLAGPERLHPLYTLAGNQIGAEAVIDSLPGYAGSRPVRVGNLANHQVQLDVFGPVVELVGALAQARGELRDQDWQMVRAMAEAVTRRWFEPDHGIWEERHVPRHRVYSRVMCWVTIDRAIKLGDVYQRELPNGWHELRDAIASDVLENGWNEEVQAFTTAYDGTDLDAASLFVGLSGLLDPGDERFQSTVTAIEAELRSGSTVYRYRRDDGLPGGEGGFHLCAAWLVEAYLLCGRRTEAEELFEQLVDAAGPTGLLPEQYDPVAERSLGNHPQAYSHLGLIRCATLLAQQ
- a CDS encoding alpha,alpha-trehalose-phosphate synthase (UDP-forming), with amino-acid sequence MSQTSNANTAEFVVVANRLPVDLERQTDGTQRWTASPGGLVSALEPFLRSRKGAWVGWPGVPDVDVDEFEDDGLVLHPVTLTSDEVQDYYEGFSNASLWPLYHDVVARPVFDRSWWESYVKVNRRFAEACATVAGERATVWVQDYQLQLVPSMLRELRPDLRIGFFLHIPFPPVELFMQLPWRTEIVRGLIGADLVGFHRPGGAQNFLWLARTLAGLEPSRGAVGVRSRPGMVQVGDRTVRVGAFPISIDAAGLDTLARSKPVADRAAQVRDDLGNPKTVLLGVDRLDYTKGIDLRLQAFHEMLQEGRVKPEDVTFVQLATPSRERVEHYQRMRGEIEQMVGRINGEFARVGHPVVHYLHQSVNRTELAAFFSAADVMVVTPLRDGMNLVCKEYVACRHDLGGALVLSEFAGAAAELSSAFLVNPHDLDGVKNALEAAITLDPAEGRRRMRALRRQVLTHDVDRWARSFLEALGSETAA